Within Sorangiineae bacterium MSr11367, the genomic segment TGCTGCATGCGCTCTTTCATCAAGCGCACCACGATGTCGAGCGCCTTCCAGCGGTCGATGCCGAGGAAGTTCTCCACCACGAGCACGATGTTGTGGACCTCGCCCTCGTACTCGATTTCCTTTTGGTACGAGAACACGTCATTGGTGAAGCACGCGTAATCCTGCGCCGCCGTTTCGAGCTCGCGCATGACGCGCGTGTGTCGGATCTCCGCAGGGATCACCTCGAAGTGGTCCAGAAGGGCGAGGCTCACGGTCAGCTCCGAGCCGAACGTCTTGCGGCGCATCTCGACGTAGTCGATGGGATCGGGGATGCGGTGCTGTGCCTGATTGGCGAGCTCCCAGAGCCAGCTGTCGAGCATCTCCTCGTTGGCCTTGCGAAAGGCCTTGCGTGCGGCCTCGTTCATCCGCCCTGCGGTGCGCTGCCATAGGTTGGCCAGGCCGCGCTCGAGCGGGTTCGTCGGCTCCGGGGTGGCGCCTGCGTCGAGGGGCATGAACTGCGCGAGCCGCACCGTGCACGCCTTGGCCGCGGCGAGGTTGCGCGACGCACCGAAGACCATCGGGTAGTAGTCGTCCGCGTAGGTGCCCCACGCCAGCCAATCCGATGAGAGATGGAGCTGCTCTTGGGTGGCCTTGGCGTGGATCATCGCCGCGCAGTGCGCGAAGTCGAACCCGACGAAGCGCGGTTCGTCCCACACGCCGCGCTCGATTTCCGGCACCGCGTCGAAGAAGCCCATGCTGCGCGCCCACCCCACGATGTAGCGGCGCGCCGACGCCAAGTGGGGGCTCGTTTGGATGGGGTAGGGCATGTACAGATCGGGCAACGCGAGGTGCCCCACGGGCTGGAACGGCTTGTGCGCATGCTGGCGCGCATGCCCGCGCAACCCCGGGCCAAACGACAACGAGCTCGCGGAGATGCCGATGCCCTTGGGGCCTGGCAGCGACGGGGCGGACGACTCCTTGAGGCTCTCGTTCATGTAGCGGCTCGAGCGTGCGTGCCACTCGTGGCCACCGGACTGCCAGTCCTGGAGGCCTTTCACGTAGGCCGCCACACCGAGCTGCGCGTTCGGCGGCACCGCGTGCTCCACGAACAGAGGGGGCACCTCCGTGAGCGCGGTGTTCTCGAATTGTTGCAATCGCGATGTCAGCAGGTCATTCACCCGGTCGGCGGCATCCTGGGTCGAACACGCGAAGAAGCGCTCGAACACGAGCACGGCGTTGGAGTTCTCGCCCTCCTCCTGCACCTCGCGCTGGTACGAGAACAGATCGTTTCGGAGGTGCACGGCGTCCGAGAACGTATCGGAGAGCACCTCCATCGGCCGCGTGCCGGCGAGGTTGGCCGGGATCTCCGCGCCCACGGCGTACTCGACGAGGTTTGCCGACCAGGGGGCGCCGCCGACCCGGCGGCGCATGTGCATGTACTCGATGGGGTTGGCAATGCGGCCGATGTCGATGTTGATGAGCTCCCACATCGACTCGACCATGAGGTTGTGGGTGCTCGTGATGAAGCGCGTACGCCATGCATCGGTCATCGCCGGCGTCGTCCGCGCCCAGAGATCTTTCAGCCCAGCCTCGGCGGGGTTGGTCGGTTCGGGCGACTCTTCCTTCCCACGGGTCATGAAGCGCTCGAGCTGCGCCAGGTACGCTTGCGCTCCCCCGAGATCGCGATTCCGGGCGTGCTTGAAGTGCTCGAGGAAGTGGTCGTCGAAGAAGAAGACCCAGACGTACCAATCGGT encodes:
- a CDS encoding germacradienol/geosmin synthase gives rise to the protein MQAFRLPNFYMPYPARLNPNLERAREHSTAWARELGMLDAPKPGGGVVWTEEDLLKHDYALMCAYTHPDCDGPALDLITDWYVWVFFFDDHFLEHFKHARNRDLGGAQAYLAQLERFMTRGKEESPEPTNPAEAGLKDLWARTTPAMTDAWRTRFITSTHNLMVESMWELINIDIGRIANPIEYMHMRRRVGGAPWSANLVEYAVGAEIPANLAGTRPMEVLSDTFSDAVHLRNDLFSYQREVQEEGENSNAVLVFERFFACSTQDAADRVNDLLTSRLQQFENTALTEVPPLFVEHAVPPNAQLGVAAYVKGLQDWQSGGHEWHARSSRYMNESLKESSAPSLPGPKGIGISASSLSFGPGLRGHARQHAHKPFQPVGHLALPDLYMPYPIQTSPHLASARRYIVGWARSMGFFDAVPEIERGVWDEPRFVGFDFAHCAAMIHAKATQEQLHLSSDWLAWGTYADDYYPMVFGASRNLAAAKACTVRLAQFMPLDAGATPEPTNPLERGLANLWQRTAGRMNEAARKAFRKANEEMLDSWLWELANQAQHRIPDPIDYVEMRRKTFGSELTVSLALLDHFEVIPAEIRHTRVMRELETAAQDYACFTNDVFSYQKEIEYEGEVHNIVLVVENFLGIDRWKALDIVVRLMKERMQQFEHIVKNDLPALFDDFQLDAPLRALLQGHADHLTSWMSGILEWHRRCARYSEAGLRRTYRSKPDTSKSFSFLPSGLGTAAVRIGPRAD